The following coding sequences are from one Granulicella sp. L56 window:
- a CDS encoding ABC transporter permease yields MGDLWNDIRHSFRMLLKNPGFTIAAVAALALGVGANTAIFSVVNAVLLKPLTYPSSDRIVRFLLSSPTGNYPLSSIPEFHLYQQQTSVFSEVAAYDSAGPGFNLTGGRPEQIHGIHVTEGYFRLFGAPMTLGRTFTPQEDSPKGGKVVVLSYGLWQRRFGGDPNILGKSLSLGNEPYTVIGVIGKQFLSDPEADIWLPFQFEAFSDNMNHSFQVAARLQPGISLVEANAQMKLAAAQFLRAYPKTNHLPGFVVEPLRDSIVGDVRRSLLIMLAAVSLVLLIACANVANLLLVRATGRKREFAIRSALGAGRARIVRQLLTESVLLSVAGGILGLILGFAGVHALLAASPAGLPRVGEGGSAIGMDWRVLGFTFAVSLVTGILFGLFPAFAASRIDLNTILKEGSNRSGTGFRQGKMRSLLVISEVSLALVLVVGSVLLIRTFLALHDVGPGFDSHNVLTMEMSLNGQRFQKTAGVAQLARDGTNKLNTIPGVEASAAAYWLPVQVDDALPFRIVGRPIEKNKAGGRWMSISPGYLGLFRIPILRGRDFKETDTTNAPGVVLINQALARQYWPGENPVGRQIIIGVGMGPELEEPAREIVGVVADSHNAGLGSPPSPMMMVPIAQVTDGYAAAYSDVQPLLWVVRTRDDPHQYIAAVSEQLRFASGGFPVAHLRTMDEVMGSSTARQNFDMLLFSIFGAVALVLAAVGIYGLMAYSVQQRNQEMGIRIALGADRSSIRRLVMWHGMRLTVAGAVIGIVGAFGLTRLVSSLLFGVKSWDPVAFLSAPLILVAVALVAVWLPAARASKVDPMQALRAE; encoded by the coding sequence GTGGGTGATCTCTGGAATGACATAAGGCATTCCTTTCGAATGTTGCTGAAGAATCCCGGATTCACGATTGCTGCCGTTGCCGCCCTCGCGCTGGGTGTCGGAGCCAACACCGCGATCTTTTCGGTGGTCAACGCGGTGCTGCTCAAGCCTCTCACCTACCCCAGCTCCGATCGCATCGTCAGGTTTCTGCTCTCCTCGCCAACTGGCAACTATCCCTTGTCTTCAATTCCTGAGTTTCACCTCTATCAGCAGCAGACCAGCGTATTCAGTGAGGTCGCGGCTTACGATTCCGCCGGGCCCGGCTTCAACCTTACCGGCGGCAGGCCTGAGCAGATTCACGGTATTCACGTTACCGAGGGCTACTTCCGTTTATTCGGTGCTCCGATGACACTCGGACGCACGTTCACACCACAGGAGGATTCGCCGAAGGGCGGAAAGGTGGTCGTACTGAGCTATGGCCTGTGGCAGCGCAGGTTCGGCGGCGATCCAAATATTCTCGGGAAGTCGCTTTCGCTGGGCAACGAACCGTACACCGTTATTGGTGTCATTGGAAAGCAGTTTCTCTCCGATCCGGAAGCGGACATCTGGCTGCCGTTTCAGTTCGAAGCCTTCAGCGATAACATGAACCACTCCTTTCAGGTCGCGGCCCGGCTCCAGCCCGGCATTTCGTTGGTAGAGGCGAACGCGCAAATGAAGCTCGCAGCCGCGCAGTTCCTTCGTGCTTATCCCAAAACAAATCATCTGCCGGGATTTGTTGTTGAGCCGTTGCGTGATTCGATCGTTGGCGACGTGCGCAGATCGCTGCTGATCATGCTGGCCGCGGTCAGTCTGGTGTTGCTGATCGCCTGCGCCAATGTCGCCAATCTGCTACTGGTGCGCGCCACAGGTCGTAAACGCGAGTTCGCTATCCGTTCCGCTCTGGGAGCCGGCAGGGCGCGTATCGTTCGCCAATTACTCACAGAAAGCGTTCTGCTCTCCGTCGCAGGCGGTATTCTGGGCCTGATTCTGGGTTTCGCCGGAGTGCACGCCCTGCTGGCCGCCAGTCCCGCCGGCCTTCCCCGAGTCGGCGAAGGCGGTTCCGCCATCGGTATGGACTGGCGAGTGCTGGGCTTTACGTTCGCTGTTTCACTTGTGACCGGCATTCTCTTTGGGCTCTTCCCCGCTTTTGCCGCTTCCCGCATCGACCTGAATACGATCCTGAAGGAGGGCAGCAACCGCTCCGGAACCGGATTTCGTCAAGGAAAGATGCGCTCGCTGCTGGTCATCAGCGAGGTCTCACTGGCGCTGGTGCTTGTGGTCGGCTCGGTTCTTCTCATCCGCACCTTTCTCGCGTTGCACGACGTCGGTCCCGGCTTCGATTCTCACAACGTTCTCACCATGGAAATGTCGCTCAACGGCCAACGATTCCAGAAGACGGCGGGAGTGGCTCAGCTCGCGCGAGATGGCACAAATAAACTGAATACTATCCCCGGCGTAGAGGCCTCGGCAGCCGCTTACTGGCTGCCTGTTCAGGTTGACGACGCTCTGCCCTTCCGGATCGTTGGGCGGCCGATTGAAAAAAACAAGGCCGGGGGAAGATGGATGAGTATTTCTCCGGGGTACCTGGGCCTGTTCCGAATTCCCATTCTGCGCGGACGGGATTTCAAAGAAACCGATACGACGAATGCTCCTGGTGTCGTGCTCATCAATCAGGCCCTGGCCAGGCAATACTGGCCGGGCGAAAATCCGGTGGGTCGGCAAATCATCATTGGCGTGGGCATGGGGCCGGAGCTGGAAGAACCTGCGCGAGAGATCGTAGGCGTGGTCGCCGACTCGCACAACGCCGGTCTCGGCTCGCCTCCCTCCCCGATGATGATGGTTCCGATAGCGCAGGTCACCGACGGCTACGCAGCAGCCTATTCCGATGTCCAGCCGCTTCTTTGGGTGGTACGAACCCGCGACGATCCCCATCAGTACATTGCTGCTGTCAGTGAGCAGTTACGCTTCGCCAGCGGAGGATTTCCGGTGGCGCATCTACGCACCATGGACGAGGTGATGGGAAGCTCGACGGCCCGTCAGAATTTCGACATGCTGCTGTTCAGCATCTTTGGTGCAGTCGCTCTGGTTCTGGCCGCCGTCGGCATCTATGGACTCATGGCATACTCCGTGCAGCAGCGCAATCAAGAGATGGGAATCCGCATCGCATTGGGTGCGGATCGATCCAGTATTCGCAGGCTTGTGATGTGGCATGGCATGAGATTGACGGTCGCCGGTGCGGTCATCGGCATCGTTGGAGCATTTGGTCTCACGCGTCTCGTTTCCAGCCTGCTGTTCGGCGTCAAATCATGGGATCCGGTGGCGTTCCTCTCTGCACCGCTCATTCTTGTCGCGGTTGCGCTTGTTGCCGTATGGCTGCCCGCCGCTCGTGCCTCCAAGGTCGATCCAATGCAGGCATTGCGCGCGGAATGA